A single window of Salvia splendens isolate huo1 chromosome 8, SspV2, whole genome shotgun sequence DNA harbors:
- the LOC121742932 gene encoding protein saal1 isoform X1 gives MSNSASEEHDHGDGVEELRELREPPYQNPSAPPHESFDVSTTIDPSYIISLIRRLLPSDVNGLVREEPAAEGIIEDAADLPENGGEAEAMESSENHDKLEGREPSNGYKDEGRTVGERTWEECGCILWDLAASEDHAQFMVQNLILEVLLASLAVSPSSRITEISLGIIGNLACHETAKKCIASVNGMVGAIVEQLLIDDVPCLCEACRVLSLCLQGGEGLIWAEALQSEHILSRILWIAENALNPQLIERSVGLLLAILESQQEVATILVPPLLKLGLSSLLIKLLAFEMTKLKEDRTPERYSVLDLILRTIEELSTMDNCSEEICENKELLQLARELIDLPDKFEVASSCVTAAVLIANILTDATHFASDLSQDLNFLKGLFDVFPFASEDTEAQTAIWSIISRILTVLQEREMTPAILNFLVSILASKLDLIEDELLAHPSDHEEQSTSDTSVAKINARLISMKRTFDILTYWKSSDDSIKNTSFAEGCCINEEDVDKLLDICRKASR, from the exons ATGTCAAATTCAGCTTCTGAAGAGCACGATCACGGTGATGGAGTGGAAGAGTTAAGGGAGTTACGTGAGCCGCCTTATCAAAACCCTTCCGCACCTCCTCACGAG TCATTCGATGTATCAACAACGATTGATCCAAGTTACATCATATCTTTGATAAGGAGACTTCTGCCGTCGGATGTGAATGGTTTGGTTCGTGAAGAGCCAGCAGCTGAAGGCATAATAGAGGATGCAGCTGACTTGCCTGAAAATGGTGGAGAAGCTGAAGCAATGGAATCTTCTGAGAACCATGATAAATTAGAGGGACGAGAACCATCGAATGGTTATAAAGATGAAGGTCGAACTGTTGGAGAACGAACTTGGGAAGAATGTGGATGTATATTATGGGATCTTGCCGCAAGTGAAGATCATGCTCAATTTATG GTTCAAAATCTTATCCTTGAAGTGCTTTTGGCTAGTCTTGCAGTTTCTCCATCCTCGCGTATTACT GAGATTAGTCTTGGAATCATTGGAAACCTTGCTTGCCATGAAACTGCCAAAAAATGTATAGCCTCTGTTAATGGAATGGTTGGAGCTATAGTTGAGCAATTACTTATTGATGATGTACCTTGCCTCTGTGAAGCCTGCAG GGTGTTAAGCTTGTGCCTGCAAGGAGGTGAAGGTCTTATTTGGGCAGAAGCATTGCAGTCAGAGCATATCCTCTCTCGTATCCTCTGGATTGCTGAAAATGCCCTGAATCCTCAGCTTATTGAAAGG AGTGTAGGTTTATTGTTGGCTATTTTGGAGAGTCAACAGGAAGTAGCAACTATTCTTGTTCCTCCTTTGTTGAAATTGGGCCTTTCAAGTCTTCTGATTAAACTCTTGGCTTTCGAAATGACCAAATTAAAGGAAGATAGGACGCCTGAGAG GTATAGTGTGCTGGATCTGATTCTACGGACAATTGAAGAGCTCTCGACTATGGATAACTGTTCAGAAGAAATATGTGAAAATAAAGAGCTGTTACAATTAGCACGAGAGCTGATCGATCTTCCTGATAAATTCGAG GTTGCCAGTTCTTGTGTGACTGCTGCAGTGTTGATAGCAAATATCCTTACTGATGCGACCCACTTCGCTTCTGACTTATCACAAG ATTTGAACTTCTTGAAGGGTCTGTTTGATGTGTTCCCCTTTGCTTCTGAGGACACAGAAGCTCAGACTGCAATTTGGAGCATTATTTCGAGAATATTGACAGTACTTCAAGAAAGGGAGATGACTCCGGCAATATTGAACTTTCTAGTTTCAATTCTTGCAAGCAAATTGGATCTGATTGAAGATGAACTCCTTGCCCACCCATCCGATCATGAAGAACAAAGTACTTCTGATACTTCTGTCGCTAAAATTAACGCCAGACTTATTTCT ATGAAAAGAACCTTCGATATTTTGACGTATTGGAAATCATCCGATGATAGCATAAAGAACACCTCTTTTGCTGAAGGCTGCTGCATCAATGAAGAAGATGTTGATAAACTGTTGGATATCTGTCGCAAAGCTTCCAG ATAA
- the LOC121742932 gene encoding uncharacterized protein LOC121742932 isoform X2 yields MSNSASEEHDHGDGVEELRELREPPYQNPSAPPHESFDVSTTIDPSYIISLIRRLLPSDVNGLVREEPAAEGIIEDAADLPENGGEAEAMESSENHDKLEGREPSNGYKDEGRTVGERTWEECGCILWDLAASEDHAQFMVQNLILEVLLASLAVSPSSRITEISLGIIGNLACHETAKKSCRVLSLCLQGGEGLIWAEALQSEHILSRILWIAENALNPQLIERSVGLLLAILESQQEVATILVPPLLKLGLSSLLIKLLAFEMTKLKEDRTPERYSVLDLILRTIEELSTMDNCSEEICENKELLQLARELIDLPDKFEVASSCVTAAVLIANILTDATHFASDLSQDLNFLKGLFDVFPFASEDTEAQTAIWSIISRILTVLQEREMTPAILNFLVSILASKLDLIEDELLAHPSDHEEQSTSDTSVAKINARLISMKRTFDILTYWKSSDDSIKNTSFAEGCCINEEDVDKLLDICRKASR; encoded by the exons ATGTCAAATTCAGCTTCTGAAGAGCACGATCACGGTGATGGAGTGGAAGAGTTAAGGGAGTTACGTGAGCCGCCTTATCAAAACCCTTCCGCACCTCCTCACGAG TCATTCGATGTATCAACAACGATTGATCCAAGTTACATCATATCTTTGATAAGGAGACTTCTGCCGTCGGATGTGAATGGTTTGGTTCGTGAAGAGCCAGCAGCTGAAGGCATAATAGAGGATGCAGCTGACTTGCCTGAAAATGGTGGAGAAGCTGAAGCAATGGAATCTTCTGAGAACCATGATAAATTAGAGGGACGAGAACCATCGAATGGTTATAAAGATGAAGGTCGAACTGTTGGAGAACGAACTTGGGAAGAATGTGGATGTATATTATGGGATCTTGCCGCAAGTGAAGATCATGCTCAATTTATG GTTCAAAATCTTATCCTTGAAGTGCTTTTGGCTAGTCTTGCAGTTTCTCCATCCTCGCGTATTACT GAGATTAGTCTTGGAATCATTGGAAACCTTGCTTGCCATGAAACTGCCAAAAAAT CCTGCAG GGTGTTAAGCTTGTGCCTGCAAGGAGGTGAAGGTCTTATTTGGGCAGAAGCATTGCAGTCAGAGCATATCCTCTCTCGTATCCTCTGGATTGCTGAAAATGCCCTGAATCCTCAGCTTATTGAAAGG AGTGTAGGTTTATTGTTGGCTATTTTGGAGAGTCAACAGGAAGTAGCAACTATTCTTGTTCCTCCTTTGTTGAAATTGGGCCTTTCAAGTCTTCTGATTAAACTCTTGGCTTTCGAAATGACCAAATTAAAGGAAGATAGGACGCCTGAGAG GTATAGTGTGCTGGATCTGATTCTACGGACAATTGAAGAGCTCTCGACTATGGATAACTGTTCAGAAGAAATATGTGAAAATAAAGAGCTGTTACAATTAGCACGAGAGCTGATCGATCTTCCTGATAAATTCGAG GTTGCCAGTTCTTGTGTGACTGCTGCAGTGTTGATAGCAAATATCCTTACTGATGCGACCCACTTCGCTTCTGACTTATCACAAG ATTTGAACTTCTTGAAGGGTCTGTTTGATGTGTTCCCCTTTGCTTCTGAGGACACAGAAGCTCAGACTGCAATTTGGAGCATTATTTCGAGAATATTGACAGTACTTCAAGAAAGGGAGATGACTCCGGCAATATTGAACTTTCTAGTTTCAATTCTTGCAAGCAAATTGGATCTGATTGAAGATGAACTCCTTGCCCACCCATCCGATCATGAAGAACAAAGTACTTCTGATACTTCTGTCGCTAAAATTAACGCCAGACTTATTTCT ATGAAAAGAACCTTCGATATTTTGACGTATTGGAAATCATCCGATGATAGCATAAAGAACACCTCTTTTGCTGAAGGCTGCTGCATCAATGAAGAAGATGTTGATAAACTGTTGGATATCTGTCGCAAAGCTTCCAGGTGA
- the LOC121742932 gene encoding protein saal1 isoform X3 translates to MESSENHDKLEGREPSNGYKDEGRTVGERTWEECGCILWDLAASEDHAQFMVQNLILEVLLASLAVSPSSRITEISLGIIGNLACHETAKKCIASVNGMVGAIVEQLLIDDVPCLCEACRVLSLCLQGGEGLIWAEALQSEHILSRILWIAENALNPQLIERSVGLLLAILESQQEVATILVPPLLKLGLSSLLIKLLAFEMTKLKEDRTPERYSVLDLILRTIEELSTMDNCSEEICENKELLQLARELIDLPDKFEVASSCVTAAVLIANILTDATHFASDLSQDLNFLKGLFDVFPFASEDTEAQTAIWSIISRILTVLQEREMTPAILNFLVSILASKLDLIEDELLAHPSDHEEQSTSDTSVAKINARLISMKRTFDILTYWKSSDDSIKNTSFAEGCCINEEDVDKLLDICRKASR, encoded by the exons ATGGAATCTTCTGAGAACCATGATAAATTAGAGGGACGAGAACCATCGAATGGTTATAAAGATGAAGGTCGAACTGTTGGAGAACGAACTTGGGAAGAATGTGGATGTATATTATGGGATCTTGCCGCAAGTGAAGATCATGCTCAATTTATG GTTCAAAATCTTATCCTTGAAGTGCTTTTGGCTAGTCTTGCAGTTTCTCCATCCTCGCGTATTACT GAGATTAGTCTTGGAATCATTGGAAACCTTGCTTGCCATGAAACTGCCAAAAAATGTATAGCCTCTGTTAATGGAATGGTTGGAGCTATAGTTGAGCAATTACTTATTGATGATGTACCTTGCCTCTGTGAAGCCTGCAG GGTGTTAAGCTTGTGCCTGCAAGGAGGTGAAGGTCTTATTTGGGCAGAAGCATTGCAGTCAGAGCATATCCTCTCTCGTATCCTCTGGATTGCTGAAAATGCCCTGAATCCTCAGCTTATTGAAAGG AGTGTAGGTTTATTGTTGGCTATTTTGGAGAGTCAACAGGAAGTAGCAACTATTCTTGTTCCTCCTTTGTTGAAATTGGGCCTTTCAAGTCTTCTGATTAAACTCTTGGCTTTCGAAATGACCAAATTAAAGGAAGATAGGACGCCTGAGAG GTATAGTGTGCTGGATCTGATTCTACGGACAATTGAAGAGCTCTCGACTATGGATAACTGTTCAGAAGAAATATGTGAAAATAAAGAGCTGTTACAATTAGCACGAGAGCTGATCGATCTTCCTGATAAATTCGAG GTTGCCAGTTCTTGTGTGACTGCTGCAGTGTTGATAGCAAATATCCTTACTGATGCGACCCACTTCGCTTCTGACTTATCACAAG ATTTGAACTTCTTGAAGGGTCTGTTTGATGTGTTCCCCTTTGCTTCTGAGGACACAGAAGCTCAGACTGCAATTTGGAGCATTATTTCGAGAATATTGACAGTACTTCAAGAAAGGGAGATGACTCCGGCAATATTGAACTTTCTAGTTTCAATTCTTGCAAGCAAATTGGATCTGATTGAAGATGAACTCCTTGCCCACCCATCCGATCATGAAGAACAAAGTACTTCTGATACTTCTGTCGCTAAAATTAACGCCAGACTTATTTCT ATGAAAAGAACCTTCGATATTTTGACGTATTGGAAATCATCCGATGATAGCATAAAGAACACCTCTTTTGCTGAAGGCTGCTGCATCAATGAAGAAGATGTTGATAAACTGTTGGATATCTGTCGCAAAGCTTCCAGGTGA